The genomic stretch GCTCTTCTGGAACCGCGGCTGATTTTTGTCGAAGGCAAACCCGCTAGCTGCAGATCCTTTTACCATCTGCCCCAGGAAACCCTCTCGTGATGTTCCGGCAGGCTGCAGATGAACAAAAATATCCCGGGCAGCCGGATCTGAAGCAAAAAGGAAATCGTGAATGAAAGGCATTCTTCTTCGCGGGTACAACCTACTAATCAGCATTGTGACTGTCCTGCTGGTTCTAACGACCACTTTTCTGATCATAATTGTCTTCAGCAATGTAATCGGCAGATACTTCTTCAACGTCTCCCTTGCATGGGCCGAAGAGGCATCACGCTTCCTGTTTATCTGGGCGGCCTTTCTGGGCGGGGTTCTTGCACACGAGCATTACGAGCACATGAATCTGGATATTTTTGTCAGGATTTCCCATGGAAAATGGAGAATCGCCATAATCATGGCATCCCAGATTGTCACACTTGTTGTTCTTCTCATAGTCTTCCGCGGCGGTCTTATCGCCACCATGGACAACCTCAGCTGGTTGTCACCGGCGCTGGAGATTCCCTACGGATACGTGTACAGCGTCATACCTTTCGCCAGCCTGCTTATGGCTGTGCAAACACTCATTCGAATGGCAAGGACAATCAATCCCCCTGAGTCAGAGGCAGAATAAGAACCCCGGAGGTAGGTTAAAATGATTACCGTTTTTCTACTGAGTCTTTTTGGTCTGATACTTCTGAATGTTCCCATAAGCCTCGCGCTTATCGGTACCGCTGGTGTTATGATGTATCTGACCGGAGGATTCTCCGCCCAGATACTTACCCAGGGGCTGGTCCGGGGTATCGATAATTTTCCTCTGCTGGCGATTCCGTTTTTCATGATAGCCGGAGAAATAATGAACCAGGGAGGAATATCCAGGAGAATAGTCAGGTTCGCCCATGTTCTGGTGGGTCATATATCCGGAGGAATCGGTTACGTAGGCATTTTGTCCAGTATGGTATTTGCCGGCGTCTCCGGTTCCGCCATCGCGGACACGGCGGCTGTGGGATCGGTCCTGGTTCCGGTGATGAACAACCACGGTTATGATACAAAACGCAGTACCGGACTTATCTGCAGTGCAGGATGCATCGGACCGATTATTCCTCCAAGTATTCCAATGATTCTGTACGGTGTAACCGCTGGAGTTTCAATCGTCAAACTTTTCCTGGGCGGAATAATTCCCGGGATTCTGATCGCTGTGGTTTTATCCATAGTCTGGTTTTTTCACACCAGGCGCCGGAATTACAAGTCCGAAAAACGGGCGACATGGAAAGAGCTTGTTTCAAGCACCATCGACGCGTTCTGGGCACTTCTTCTGCCGATCATAATTCTGGGCGGTATTGTTTTCGGTGTGGTCACCCCCACAGAAGCCGCCGTGATAGCGGTCGTATATGCTTTTCTTATCGCGATGTTCGTTTATCATGACATTACCATAAAGGACATACCTGAAATACTCGTGGCATCGATGAAGAGCACCGCTTCGATAATGTTTGTCGTGGGAGGCGCCACTGCGGCCGCGTATATGATAACCACGGTACATATTCCGGAGATGCTTACAGGACTGATTGTTTCCCACGCGGCCAATGCATACACCCTGCTCTTTCTCATAAACATACTGCTGCTTCTTGTCGGCTGCGTTCTTGATACTGCACCGGCGATATTGCTCCTTACCCCGATCCTTCTTCCCATTGTCGTACAATACGGACTCAATCCGATTCATTTCGGCGTGGTGATGGTCATGAACCTCTGCCTGGGATTACTGACGCCTCCCGTGGGAGCCGTGCTGTATGTCGGCAGCGGTCTGTCCCGCCTCAGTATTGTCCAATTGACAAAAGGGATGCTGCCTTTTCTGCTGGCG from Marispirochaeta aestuarii encodes the following:
- a CDS encoding TRAP transporter large permease, whose amino-acid sequence is MITVFLLSLFGLILLNVPISLALIGTAGVMMYLTGGFSAQILTQGLVRGIDNFPLLAIPFFMIAGEIMNQGGISRRIVRFAHVLVGHISGGIGYVGILSSMVFAGVSGSAIADTAAVGSVLVPVMNNHGYDTKRSTGLICSAGCIGPIIPPSIPMILYGVTAGVSIVKLFLGGIIPGILIAVVLSIVWFFHTRRRNYKSEKRATWKELVSSTIDAFWALLLPIIILGGIVFGVVTPTEAAVIAVVYAFLIAMFVYHDITIKDIPEILVASMKSTASIMFVVGGATAAAYMITTVHIPEMLTGLIVSHAANAYTLLFLINILLLLVGCVLDTAPAILLLTPILLPIVVQYGLNPIHFGVVMVMNLCLGLLTPPVGAVLYVGSGLSRLSIVQLTKGMLPFLLAMIGVLFAITYFPDLVLVTTRYIK
- a CDS encoding TRAP transporter small permease, which gives rise to MKGILLRGYNLLISIVTVLLVLTTTFLIIIVFSNVIGRYFFNVSLAWAEEASRFLFIWAAFLGGVLAHEHYEHMNLDIFVRISHGKWRIAIIMASQIVTLVVLLIVFRGGLIATMDNLSWLSPALEIPYGYVYSVIPFASLLMAVQTLIRMARTINPPESEAE